From Macadamia integrifolia cultivar HAES 741 unplaced genomic scaffold, SCU_Mint_v3 scaffold472, whole genome shotgun sequence, a single genomic window includes:
- the LOC122068859 gene encoding F-box/LRR-repeat protein At1g67190-like translates to MECLPVEVIGNILSQLGAARDVVIASATCRKWREAYRNHLHTLSFNSNDWPVYRDVTTSRLEIIITQTIFQTRGLQCLSIFMDDVDQFSAAPVIAWLMYTRETLRRLLYNVRTTPNVNIFEKCGRQKLEVLHLAHNSITGIEPNYQRYPCLKSLSLSCVSISALDLKLLLTSCPKIEVLSLVSPEIAMSDSQATMELSSPTLKNICFEAMSLDKLMLEADSLESLCLKNCTLEFFDLIVKGTLKHLKMDEVSVLHLEIENTENLEVVDVSSFTIIWPKFYQMISRSSQLRRLRLWGVVFDDEDEIVDLETIAVCFPQLSHLSLSYDLRDGVVYYGLQGPTQLENVAVLELGWTVISDLFSQWVAGLLERCPNLIKLVIYGVVSEAKTNEECHMLANFTSSIVRLMRKYMHVEVQFEYE, encoded by the coding sequence ATGGAATGCCTTCCCGTTGAAGTCATAGGGAACATACTTTCCCAGCTTGGAGCTGCAAGGGATGTGGTGATTGCCTCTGCAACTTGCCGGAAGTGGAGAGAAGCCTACCGGAATCACCTCCACACCCTTTCATTCAATTCCAATGATTGGCCTGTTTATCGTGATGTCACAACTAGTCGACTGGAGATCATTATAACCCAAACGATATTCCAGACCAGGGGTTTGCAGTGCCTATCTATTTTTATGGATGACGTTGATCAGTTCTCGGCAGCTCCGGTGATTGCTTGGCTCATGTATACCAGAGAAACCTTGCGCCGACTGTTGTATAATGTCCGTACTACCCCGAATGTCAACATTTTTGAAAAGTGTGGTAGGCAGAAGCTGGAAGTGTTACATTTGGCTCATAATTCCATCACTGGGATTGAACCTAATTACCAGAGATATCCTTGCCTGAAATCCTTGTCTCTGAGTTGCGTCAGTATTTCAGCTTTGGATCTGAAGCTTCTGCTTACTTCCTGCCCCAAGATTGAAGTCTTGTCCCTTGTAAGTCCTGAAATTGCCATGTCAGATTCTCAGGCAACAATGGAACTTAGCAGTCCTACATTGAAGAACATATGTTTTGAAGCAATGAGTTTGGACAAGTTGATGTTGGAGGCCGACAGCCTTGAGAGTTTGTGCCTTAAAAATTGCACCCTAGAATTTTTTGACCTCATTGTTAAGGGTACCTTGAAGCATCTCAAGATGGATGAAGTCAGTGTGCTCCATCTTGAAATTGAGAATACTGAGAATCTTGAGGTTGTAGATGTCAGCAGCTTCACGATCATATGGCCGAAGTTCTACCAAATGATATCAAGATCATCACAATTGAGAAGGCTTCGGCTTTGGGGTGTGGTatttgatgatgaggatgagattGTGGATTTGGAAACAATTGCAGTTTGCTTTCCTCAGCTAAGCCATTTATCCTTGAGTTATGATTTAAGAGATGGGGTGGTTTACTATGGCTTGCAAGGGCCTACACAGCTGGAGAATGTTGCTGTATTGGAACTTGGGTGGACTGTAATTAGTGATCTCTTTTCTCAGTGGGTTGCTGGACTGCTTGAGAGATGCCCTAATCTTATAAAGTTGGTCATCTATGGGGTTGTTTCAGAAGCCAAGACAAATGAAGAATGCCATATGTTGGCCAATTTTACCTCATCTATTGTTCGGCTGATGAGGAAATATATGCATGTTGAAGTGCAGTTTGAGTATGAATAG